ATGATCGGTtatatgataagaaaaaaaatagagaaatgtgAAGAGAAAGTGGGTGGAAAGATGATGAAAAAGGAATTAAGGTATAATCAACATCTAAAAAAGTGGTGAAAGTAATAAAATGTATTTTCATCATTTCCTAGAcagaaaacaaaatgaaaacgGGAAATGATGAAAATTTTTGTGGAATACATCTAAAGTGACTCTCTTGCAGTAGGTTTCAAATTGTAAAAGCCTGAAACTGAAAGATTATCATGTTTATGCGTGGCTTACAAAGTCTTAATTTTCAGGAAAACAAATTCTTACTGCTAAGCAAGCTACAGCTCTCGACAGAGCAAATTCTTTCAAAACTTGTAAACCATTCTTCATGGCTTTCATGCACCCGTCATATTTCTATTGTAATCTGGTAAGCTGCAAAGAAATACTTGGCTTGTAAAACCCCAGTTGACAAATACAATATTTAGTGTATAGTTGTTAGTTTTATAGGTTGCAGTTTTCAATAAATGCTTTTTTTCCCACTTATTCTTGAGCCAATATGTTTAGGATACTCGGTGACAGATTAACATCTCTCATGAAAATATCGAGTGAAACTTTGTGTCTATTTCTCTATTATTAATTATTCATAGAATCTCACCTATTTAATATTtatgaagagagaaataaacataaaatttcaaCATAATAGTGTCATGTGGGTCAAGGAATTCTCAAATTCACAGAGTCAAAGATTCTGATCGAATCGTTTGATCATGACAAACTACTCAAATTTTAAGCATATTCCTGTTTTCTAATCTTGATGAAATATACGAGTTGATTGATCTTTGATCGAACAGTTCAAATTCTTAGACTGCATGTGAATGTAGGCTTTCCATAACTGACAGGGAACCCAAATCCATTCAATCCCTCATTaacatttttcttttccattcctTGGCAGAGTATACCAGCCAAGTTTGGAAAGAAACACTTAGATTTGGGCCAGAACGTGGGTGATATCCAACTTAGGGTGTTAAATGGGAGATTTTGGCCTGCAAGGTACATAATCAGGGAAAACGGTGAAAGAAAAAGATTTGATCTCTCATATTCAGGATGGAAGGCATTTTCTAAGGACAATAAGTTGAAAGTAGGTGATGTTTGTGTCTTTGAGCTCATTCATGGGACTAAACTTACCTTTCTGGTTCACATCTTTCGAGAGTCAGAAAATTCAAATTGTCCAACATCTCAAGGTAGGATTGATGATATTTAACTTTCTTTTCATATAATTCCTCATGTGCCATATCTCATTTTCTATCTCTCCAGTGGAATTCTAACATGTCAATTAGAAAGTATATAAGTATGACAGATATAAACTTACATGAGTGGTTATTATTTGACAGTAGAATTTCATTGGAGATACAAAATGAGACACTACTTTGAGGTCATGAAATAACTATGTTCTTCTATCTTGTGCAGAATACTCAAATAAAGCATCTATTGTATTCAAGGACAGGGAAAGGAAATGAAAATCATCACTACCACCAAATAGTTTCAATTCTATTGTATGAAGCATAACTTCGGATCCAGTGAGTGTTTCTGGAATACTGCTAACAATTGAAAATACTATATAAGAGTAACCAAGAAACAGTTTTACTATTCAAATTGATATTTGGTACTTGTGTAGATTAACTGATGACATTTTCTTTTGAATAAATTATTAACTTTCCTTATCATTCTGCTACCAATATGATATTCTAATACTCTCTAAATAAAACCTCATTCATAAATCAAATAAACTTCTAAAGTCAGTTATTCTAAACAttctatatttatattaaatagtaaatgGAAAGCCCTCATACTCAACATTTTCTGCCCTGCTAAGTGCTAACAGCAAATCATCATTGCTGGACTTTATGCAAAAACACTTCAATCATTGGCCTCGTACTATCAACTACCCTTTCAAGCTTCATCTGAGATACTGATGCGCTTTCTTTTCTTGGATAACTTAGTAGCATTCTGAAATTCATTACTTTCACTAAATTGAGCAGCGGTTCGAGCCCGCAGTTCATCCAAACTCTCACCTTCTTTCGCTCTCTCTATCACCTGAAAATAATAAGCACCATTAGTTCTCATGTACTTGCAATTGTAACAGACCTTCTCGATGGCATCCTTAGAAGGGGGATAAGGGGACATTGTAGAGGATACAATAAATCAAATTCTTGAAATGCATATTTTAGTTTCACTTACCAGAAGCTTACCATTCAGGTGGGTTCCTGAAAGTGTTACAAGAGCATTTTGAGCCTCCTGCTTAGTACTATACTCTACAAAACTAAAGCCTCTATGACCTCCATACTTCATGGGCAACCTTAAGCTTTTAATCTGCACAGTTTTGAGCCATCGAAAACGAGTGAAAATAAGGCTCTGCATATTTGCATAAGAGAACTATATCTGCATATTTTGGCTGAAATGAAACCCCTCCCTCCACAACAacaaatgaagaaaagaaaaaaaagcatAATGATTGGCATATGGCCTTAAATTGGacacatatatttatatttagacTTACtacacataaaaataaatttaaatgatGGTGTAATGAAGAGGAGGAGTTGCAAACTATCCAGACCGCTTTGGTAGGATATCAGTCAAATTGATTTTGATGTAAGGTCAGATGTTTTTTTAGGGTAAGATCATTGAAGAGGTGCAGGCTAAACCTTACTGTGATATGTTCCAGGTGCAATTCTGAAAATGAGAAATATTCATTGAAAATATTTTGTATGCTCCAATGATCAACCGGCTCACATCTTAACCAAATCTATTCCAGGATCAAGGGTAGCACACATACGTAGCACGAGCTTAATGCATGACATATGTGCACCAACCTGTGAGGAAGTGTTGTGTGTTGAACTTATAATGTCCAATATGATGATGTGTGATCTAATTTTATTTGATTGTGTATATCTGTATTTTAGGAAGGTTTACTGTATTAAAGGATATCAAGGTCCTATCTCTGAGGCTTAGGATGATCATTTCCTTCTTTACCATTGTACCTTGTATCTATAAATATGTATACCTGAAACCATGGTCCTTGAGGCATGAATCAATAAACTATTCAGTTTCTCTAATTACAATTGCATGGATTATGTGTTCTAGTTGTTACTTGAGGAAGCTTCTAGCAGAAGTCAACACAGGCTGTGAGTTGTGACTAAGTCCCAGCAGATTAACAGATTATAGGCTAGCTCTAACTAATGGAGGCAACAAATATCAATTGGTAACAGTAAGCATAATAAGTATAACAGTAACATAACTGAAATGTTACACATAACAGAAAAGCTAATCTACAGTTAAAATCTCCAACATGCATCTTCCTTCCTAAgtctatgtttggattgatggaacatAACGGAACGGAGCGGAATGGAATATAATGGAATGGAATGGAGCGGAACGGAATGGAATAAAAATCTCCTTCCATTGTTTGGGTattttaagatggaacggaacaaAGTTACTACTCCATTGTTTGGATAATGAACGGAGCGGAATAAGTTACAAATTTTTTAGTACCATATTACCCTTACTTTCTTTCTTGGAGCATTAGCTAGTCTTGTTTTCAAATTCTGACATGTCTAAAAAATGTAACGGGATATCTAAATGGagaaaacattaataaaaaataccAGAAACCCAAATCTAACGCAAaacgctaatttttttttacgagATGCTTAAAAATTACAAATGGATTGCATATACCTACAAAAGCCTGTGTGTTTGAAATAATATTTAACAAAACACATTGAATAATGCAGCAAGGAATTGAACGCAGTAAGGAATTCAACAATGACACAAAGTTAAAAGCAATTATTAGGAACAAACAAGCCAGCAACGCAGCAGATAGAGAAATGTTCATTATAAAAAACCAAGACCCATGTAGTGATGTAGAAATCTGCAACGAAAGAAGCAACAGGTTCTAAATGAGCGTGAAAGAAACTGGGTAGTAATAAGGGGGTGGTTAAGGGAcatatttgtatttttataattttgttaGATGTCAATAATTTTGCTCCATCTCATTCCTCCCAAATTGAGGGGGAACAAAAATGGGGAAAAGTAATGGAACATGATGGAGCACATTCCACCGGGCTCCATTCCTTTCCATCAGTTTTTAATTAATCCAAACAGTAGACCTCTTCCTCCATCCCTCTCTTCCGCTCCATTCCCTCCTCCTCCATCAATCCAAAGGAAGCCTTAAACAAAACAAACCACCTAAAACCCCCTTTCAAGGTAGATTTTCTTAGATTATGAAGTAAGCCTTAATTTGGTATAGTTCTCTTTCTGATAGTCTAAAATGTAACTGAAAAAAATTGGATTTCACATTTAAATATCTGAACAAATTATGTAGAAAACCAGACTAATTATTCTGGAGCACCATTGATATACTTGCACTATATCATTTCACCAGCAGCATGGAACTCAAATATTCAAAATAAACAGTTTTTATAACTTTGTAGGAGGCGGTTATTGCAAACACACGGGCACATTAAAAGTCACCAGCCAACAGGAATAGTCtgctttcaaatttcaattcatTCAGCTCAATACCAAACTATAATTCCAATACATTTCAAATGGATGTGGACCATCACTTTCAAAGTGGTTCATATCATCCTATATCTACCCTATTAAATTACAAAATAATAGATTCaccaaaaaaatcagaaaataataTTTCTGCAAATACTAATAATACTACAATCACGTTTGCGGTGTTCATGTTCAAATTTGTTTCTCTCTTTCGTTTTCTAATACAATTTAACAAGCAATCACGCGTCAGTTCAGCCCCATTATTGAGATCTCATTAATCAATTTGTCGCTGTCGTAATGCGTTTTCATTATTTTCTTTGAACATAcatcatccttttgtccttttCCCATTTATTAATCCCCTCGTGTTTTAGACGTAAATATGGGACCTGTTTAATACTGTATGTTGTATCGTATAAAATTGGCAGTATAAGCTTATAGAATATATTATGAACTTATTCATTGTTTACtgctaacattgtattgtagAAATTTATTCATTAATCATCTCTTAGATGTTAAAATgataaattatttaatccaccatatACATGATGAATGAAACATGATAAGAGTGTAATGTATAAGCCACAACCACAATCTtccaccatcgccaccaccagGGACGGAACCAGGAAAATAAGGTCTAGGGGGCGAAAAAATAAATGACAGACTAAATAAATGACGGACTTTCTTCCCTCTACAAAAGCCATCAACTATAAATGTATTTGCATGTCCCGGTTCATTCTTGCCAAATAAATAACATGGTAGACAATATATAGCATCATTCTTAGGTGAGTACTCCAACCAATATGAATGTGCATCGAACCAAGAAGCTTGAAATCGTCGACGATTATTACCTTCTCCTGAAAAAGGAAATTCTATATTCCTTGGTTGATATGGACCAACATTAAGATAAGCACGACGTATTTCATTTCTTTGATTAAAAGGGAACTCCCACATCATTGGACGCAATCCAGGATCATGCTCTATATCAACAACATTCATTTCTTCTGGTTGAATTCTTCTACATTTTGAAGGTCGTTCATCTTGTGGTGGGATAGATGGTGTAGCAATAGTTTGAGGTTGATTGCTACTATTGCCTTCTTTCTTCTTAAAGAATGAACCAATGTTTTTTTGAGTTGTCATAGTATTACACACTGCCAAGAGCCCAAGAAGAAATAGGTAAGAATGTAATTTTTTAACTACAAAAATAGCGTACAAAATGAAATATAGACTAAGAGAAAgcatataattaaaatatacaTAGAAAGGCAATGCACATTAGGATAGTCATTAGGATGTGTTTTATTCCTTTTTACCTTGATTGTCATTAATTAGAATTTATGTACAATGGGTCTATAAATTAGTATCGGTAACTGATGAAGTCATGAACCTTTCCTCTAACTTGTGAAGAAAATCAACAATTTACTCACACACTAATGTCTAATACTGTTCAAATCCCTCtgtttttgttgtgttttattaGTTAAATGGAACTCTCTAATTCCTTACACAAAATAACTCATTCAATGAAAGTAAGTAACTTTCCTCTCCCAACAAAATCCATTGGATATAGGCTATAGCAAACAACAAGGAGGTAGTAACTAGTGAGACACAATCTCTATGactattttattttctctctaaaAAACTTGTCATCAAAAGTTGTAAATAGAAATAGATTATAGATACAtttgaaataaaagagaaaaaaattgctTACACCATGAAGGAGAATGACTTGCTTTCTTGTTGAATCACAATCTCACATATCCAAGCAACAAGGGGAAGATGATGATCTTGGAAGGAAAAAGCTTAGCCTTAGGCATGGAActtgaaagaagaaaagtaagaACTCTGAAGGAAGGTGAACTAGAGCCACTTCAATTCCTACGgttagaaaaaataataatgttatCTTTTGAAAGTTTTTTTAACTTGTGGACAAAAGTGTGACTTGTGGAGATTGGATAAAGACTACAAACTTTTCATTCTTTTGGAAACTTCTTAAAAGCAAGGTACAAAGTGGTGTTGAAACCTTTCCCTTCATATggctataatatatttttttcttcctagGGGGCAGAGAGTTATATCTATATGTAGGGTATATGAAATTTTTTGACCAATGCTAGGGGCGGGCGCCCCTTATGAGTACCCTTGGTTCCGTCCCTGGCCAccacaccaccctccaccattggTACCACcaccctcctccaccaccaccatcgccaccgacgtcgtcgccaccaccactgcaACCGTCGTCGCAATCACCAATATTATCACTGTCGTTGTTGTCATCGCTATcgtcactgccaccaccatcatcacatTCACCTTCCaacaccaccgcctccaccacctcaACCGCCATTATCATCGCTGCTACCACTACATACCGCCATGACCCAACACAACCACTACCGCCGCAACAACTTCTGCCACTgccgtcaccaccaccatcatcaccaaacaccaccactgtcgctgccaccacaaccctccaccactgccaccaccaccatcacatcCAACACCACCACCGCTACCCTAACCACCAATCAACATCACCGCTGCCACCtctacaaccaccaccacaaccaccaccctcctTCACCGCCACCGTCATTTTCGCCGCCACCGCCATCTTTACCACCCACTTACACCATCTTCATTTTTATAACATATATAATTAATCAATATTCGACAAAACATAAgtatattaatttaaacgaaatgataagttatacagtattgtatagtattaaaattgtatagtattaaaattttatcggGCTTAATACTATCAAGCCTAATACAATCAGGCCTTACAACATATCAAATGGGCCTATAATTGTATTAGGTCTGATAGAATAAGACTTAACAATAATTAATACTATACATCATACGATGATACACTATCTAACTTATCATATCGTTAAATCGATACAAACATATATCTGGTGGATGGTTGTGGTGGTGAAAAGTGGTGGAGGTGGCGGTGACGACGACGACGGTGGAGGTGGAAGTTGAGGCCAtagcggtggtggtgggtggtgccGGTTGAGTCATTGTGAGAGGGTGATGGAGTTGGTTGTGGCAGTAGTAAGGGTGGCGATGGTAGTGTTGCAGGGTGGTTAAGCCGATTGTGGGAGAGCGTTGGAGTTGGAAATAGCAGTAACAGTGTTGTAGGACGTTGGGAGCGGCAATGGTGGCGATGAGAACGAAGGGTGATGGCGGCAACAAcaacggtggcggtggtggttgtggtgg
This is a stretch of genomic DNA from Lotus japonicus ecotype B-129 chromosome 1, LjGifu_v1.2. It encodes these proteins:
- the LOC130729601 gene encoding B3 domain-containing transcription factor VRN1-like isoform X2 — protein: MIQPMAGKFPHQPQLKKPTHFFKIISSHSLHEGKLMIPRAFVEKYEEGLPKTMFLKPPNGKDWKLNLVKLDGNMWFQKGWKEFAEHHSLAHGHLLVFKYQRTSHFQVQIFDMSALEINYNFKRVEETGRDDKVRNDLKFQKVALDHTNKKCKGKQILTAKQATALDRANSFKTCKPFFMAFMHPSYFYCNLSIPAKFGKKHLDLGQNVGDIQLRVLNGRFWPARYIIRENGERKRFDLSYSGWKAFSKDNKLKVGDVCVFELIHGTKLTFLVHIFRESENSNCPTSQEYSNKASIVFKDRERK